In Pirellula sp. SH-Sr6A, the DNA window CGACCCGACCTTCGTTCGCCTGCTCCAGCCAACGAACGATCGCCAGGGCTCGCAAGTAAAACGGACTCTCGGTAAAGACCTGCTTCTCGAATGGGTTCATGAATCCACCGCCACCGAAAACTTCCCGTTGATGTGCCAGTGCAAGTCTTGGAAAGTACTGAGGAATCACGGTTGATAGGAACCGGCGGGCAGAAAACTGCAGGCGCACCAGTTCCGCGACATCGGAACCGAACTGGAGCGCCAGCCAATCATAAGCGTGGGTTTCCAACAAGGAATCCGCGGAAGCGTCGCGGTCGAAATAGCACCCCAGTACGAACATCTCGCTGCACCCGCTAAACAAGGTGGCCACGATCGAAGTGACACACGCATTCTCCGAGATTCCTTGGGCAGCAGCGGCAGCAGATCGGAGAAATCGCTTTCGGATCCTTCGGTCGGGATGGCGCAAACCACCGTCGATGAACTGGTAGATATCCTCGCTCGAAGCGCGAAGACGGGGCCGACCACTCGCAAACGATTCGACTGCAATCATCTTGGTTTCCTTTCAGTTCGCTAGCAATACGCGACCAGACTAGGATTAGATTGTGTCGTGCAGATGAAGATTGCGTGCAGAGGGAATGAATAGGCCGGCAATCCAGCGCGGGACCGACCCGGCTTTCTAATTCTGTTCTGTTGGCTCTACAGGAGGGGCAGATGGCTCAATGCCGGTAATGGCGTGCTGGATGATCAAGTGGAAGCGCACCAAATCAGGCACCGAGTTCAGTTCCAGCTTTCGCATGATTTTTGACCGTCTCGCCTCGACGGTTCGCTCCGCGATATTCAGCTTGCGGGCAATCATTTTGTTCATCGCACCATCGACCACTAGTTGGACCACGTCCCTTTCGGAAGATGTTAACGTTTCCCAACGCGCAATCATGACTTGGAGGTCCTCCGACTTTTTAAAGAGCCGGTTGAGAACTTGGCAACTAATCTCTTCTGCCGATATGCGTCGGGTGATGCCGATAGTGCCGATGCATTCGCCGTGGAGCACGACACCTTTTCGACGTATCTCGAGCGGTATGCGGCGGCCGCGGTCGCTTAAGATCTCGCATCGGAGTATTTGCACATCATCGGTAGGGATCGAATTGTTGGCCGCGATGACGTACTCATCATTCCAAGCGTGATTGGTCAACAGAAGGACGTAGTTCTTCCGCTTCCATTGACCGATATCTACTTCGAAGACCCGGGACGCCGATTCGCTGATGTACGTGACGCGTCGTTCTTTGTCGTGTGTGTAAAGAACGAGGTCTTGACTGGGGCAATGGAAAAAGCCCGGGAGAAGCGACTCAGGATGGCTCAAAACGGAGCTAGGTTGGGAGCTCTGATTGGATGAAAAAAAAGGCACGTCCATACTTTACCTCGACCAGTTGGGTGGGACGGGCGTTTGACGACAGCGAGAGGGAGCGACAGGTAAAGGCGTTTAGAACAACATTGCGAGAGGCTAACGAAGGACATCCCTCCATGTCAAGTAAAATATCAAGGGAAATACGCGGTCCGGGCGATATCATCGCGTCGTGGGATTGGTATCGGTCGTAGCCGTCATCGTCGGGGCCGACGTGGGTGCATTCTCTGGAGTGGGTTGGCCGTTGGGCTTTTGGCCAAATATTCGGTTCGCAAAGAGGAATCCACCTCGGTGATCCACCCCGTTGGCGTGGACGACTGCGTCAGGCTTGATCGCTCCATTCGGCTGGGGCTTGATCCGCTTTCCTGCAAATCGGGTCCCGCCGTAGATGGTTCCATATTGGAGCGGACCGACCCCGAGAATCCAAGTGTCTCGGGCGCTGCTGCCGGCTTGCGCAATCCCAGACTGCCATATTGGTTCACGCGTCTCACGGTCGTACGCGAACACCGAGACTTTGGCTGCCGCGCTCTTCATCTCCCGTTTTGCCACAGAGATTTCCGGAATGGTCGGCAGTTGCGGAGAGCCTGGGATGACGTTGGACGCGTTCGCAAAGATATTGTTGGCCGGCATCCCATAGATGACGCTGTGTCCATCGGTTCCGAGCGCACCGCAACGCGCTTCGCAGATGATCTCCGCCGCATCGCGCGAGTCGACGAGCATGCACCCGGCCGCCGTCATTTGTTGCCGCAGTCCGCTGATGATGTAGTCCGAGGTTACAAGATTCGCCGGCAGTGGAACCCCAGGAATAACCTTGCCCGCCGCAGAAACATAGGTCACGTCCAAGAAAACTTTATGCCCCGACAAGGGGCGAAAATCCATCTTCGAAATCGTGGAATCCACTGCGTCGGACATCAACAGTTGTTCGGTGGCGGTGAAAGACTTCGTTGTCCCACAACCGACGAGCACCTGGAGTAGGCCGACGATCAACGCCCCAATAAGTAGATAGCGACTTGGACCTGTTTCGAGAACAAACCGTATCATCAACAACCTGATTGGGGGACGGATGGAAGGCGGGACGAAACGAACTTAGAAGGACCGAGGGGTGTGAGGTCCCAAAGTGTCCATGCTCGCCCGGGGAGAATAGCCGGGTCGCTAGCGTCTCCAAAGACAAAACAGGTAAAGCAGGCAATCTACGGCGAATTCAAATCGGAAAAGATTGGCCCTGCACCGAAATTCAACCGATCGAACTACACTGAGGTCATACGCCCCTCCTCCTCCCACCCATCACCGAATCGAACTTGCTATGCGAATTGTCCATCACGGCGGACATACCGGCGTAACCGGGTCATGCCACCAATTATTTTTCAAGAATGGTCGATCGATTCTGGTCGACTGTGGCATGTTCCAGGGAGCCGATGCACGCAAACGTCCGTCCATGGACATCGACTTTCCGCTCGAGGGAATCGATGCCCTCCTCCTCACCCATGTGCACATCGACCACATCGGCAGGATCCCTTATTTGATGGAGGCCGGTTTCAATAAACCGATGTACTGCACCGTCCCGACGGCCAAGCTGATTCCCATCATGCTCGAAGATGCGATGCGTCTGGGCATCACCCGAAATCGGCAGGTTATCAAGTCTTTTTTGGATGATCTCAAGCGACACATCCACCCTTGCCCCTACAACGAATGGATCGACATAGGTCACGGAACGAAGGTTCGATTCCAACAGGCGGGCCATATCCTCGGTTCCGCATACATCGAGGTGGACCACGACGACGACCGGATCGTCTTCAGCGGAGATCTTGGCTCCCGGTGTACGCCGATTTTGAAGGACCCGGTGAGTCCCGAGCGTGCGGACTACTTGGTCCTCGAAAGCACCTATGGTGATCGCGTTCACGAAGGACGCGAGACTCGGATCCACCGACTCGAATCGATTTTGTGCGAGACCATCTCCAATAGTGGACTCACCATTATCCCCGCATTCAGCCTGGGTCGAACCCAGGAATTGCTCTATGAACTCAATAAGATCCTTGAAGAGATCGGGCACAAGATGCAGTGCTCGATGCTCAAGCACATCGACATCATCGTCGACTCTCCCTTAGCGATCAAACTGACGGACATTTACGATGCGATGCAGGAGTACTGGGATGAAGAGGCTTGGGAAGTCCTCTCGGTGGACAGCCAACCGCTGGTCTTTAATAATCTGGTGCAAATCGATTCCGGCGCAGACCATCGCGAAGCGGTCACCCATCTGTTGAAGTCTAAAAAGCCGGCCATCGTCATCGCCGGAAGCGGGATGTGCACGGGAGGTCGGGTCGTCGACTATTTGAAGGCATTTTTGGGTCGAGAAAACACAGACGTTGTCTTTGTCGGCTATCAAGCGTTGGGAACGCCGGGGCGGTCGATCCAAGAATGCTCCGAGGGGAAGTGCAACATCCACCTGGACAACATGGATTTGCAGGTCAAAGCGAAGACGCACACGCTCACGGGTTACTCCGCGCACGCCGACCAAAACGATTTGATTCGCTTCGTGGAGAACATTCCGACCAAACCTCGCGAGATCAGATTGGTGCATGGCGAAGAGCCTGCTAAGTCGGCGTTGGCGGAGAAGCTCTCGGCGCTGGGGCACATCGTGACTTGGCAGGATGAGCCCGTCGAATAGCCCCCCTGCCCTACCCCAGAATTTCGACCTGCAAAATCGAATTGGCCGATAATTTGCTCCAGTCGTCGAAATCCGATTCAAACACAGCCGATTTGACAGCTTGGAAATTGAGATGGCCGAGGATTATTACAAAGTACTAGGAGTCGAAAAAAGCGCGTCCGCGGAGGAGATTACGAAGGCCTATCGCAAATTGGCGAGAAAGCATCACCCCGATCTCAACCCAGATGACGCAGGTGCGAAGAAGCGATTTCAAGAAATTCAAACGGCCTACGACTGCCTCAACGATGCCGACAAGCGCGCGAAATACGATCAATTCGGGGCGGGGTATGAACAATTCGGCGGGCAGCCCTTTGGAGGAGAAGGCGCGCAGGGCTTCGATTTTGGGGACATATTTGGGGGAGGTGGCTCCCCGGTCGACTTCAGCAGTATTTTCGGCCAGTTTGGCGGAGGCCGTTCGCGGAGGCAACCGCGTGGGGCAGACGTCAGCGCGGAAATCTTCGTCCCGATTCGGACGCTCGTCCAAGGTGGCGAAACGCAAATCCAACTCAATACGAATGGCACAGCCGAGTCGATCACGGTGAAGATTCCAGCGGGAATCGAACCTGGAAAAAAGATTCGGTTGCGAGGCCGAGGCCAGTCCGTGCACGGTGGAAAGCCAGGCGATCTCCTGCTCACCGTGCATGCGGAAGCCAATCCCCACTACAAACTCTCCGGCAGAAACCTGGAATTGCGTCTGCCGATTTCGCTTGGGGAAGCGATCCAGGGGGGAAGGATCGACGTACAAACTCCATCGGGTACGATCTCCCTCACCATCCCTCCGATGAGCAGCAGCGGGAAAAAGCTACGTCTCAAAGGACAAGGATTCAAGGGATCGGATGGAATTGCTGGGGATATGCTCGTTGAATTAATGATCAAATTGCCCGACAATATGCCGTCCGGGATGGGCCAGATCCTCCCAGAGCTGCAACTCGGTTACTCTAAACCTGTTCGACAGGGTGTGCAGCTTTGAGCTGGCGAAGTTGGATTTCCGCTCGGGGCAGAGAACCAGATTCCTGACGCCATTGTTTCGTATTTTCCGATACCGATAGGTGATGCTTGAGCACCTGGATTGCCCCGACCGACCACGACGACATCACATTGGATGCAAATAGTCCCTTTGCAATTCCGATGCGACCGGAAGTGGATTCGAATACCCCGATCGGCATCGAGTTGCAGGAAGGGGATACGGGAGAGACCCAAGGGACCAATGAGCTGCTCCAAACCCGCTTGGCGGGGGCTGCTTTGGCTTTGGGATTCGGCGCTGGCATCTTTTCGTTGTGGACTCTCTTGCGCGAGGTCACTTCGATCGAGCAGCATTTGGGGTGGTTCTTCATCGGCTTGGAAATCACCACCGCGATTGCCTTGATCGGAATGGGAATCTGGCTGTATCGCGTTCCCTCGGCAACCTGCCGTTGCCTTCGCTGGTGCGAGCTGGCGATCTTCGGCCTGACATCCTGCCTTTTTGCCTTGCTCCACTATCTGGAGATCGTTTTCATTGTTCAGGATTTCAGCTTGATCCCGCAAATGCCGATGGGAGGCTGGCTGATTCTCATTTTCACCTACTCGATTTTCGTGCCAAGATCCTGGTGGGTCATCCTTTGGGCGAGTGCCACGATGTCGATCTTTCCGATTGTCGCCACGGCCGTCGCCATTATCTTGCACCCCGATGTACGAGCCGCGATAGGGTTTGATCCCTCTAGCTTGGTCGAGATGGTGCTATTCCTTGTGGCAACCATCTTCGCCAGCGTATCGAGCGTTCGGATGATCTCGTACCTGCGTGAGAAGGCGCACGAAGCGAAAGAATTGGGTCGTTACAAGCTCAAAGAGAAGATTGGCTCCGGAGGGATGGGAGATGTTTATCTTGCCGAGCATCGGCTCATGAAGAGGCCTTGCGCGATCAAAGTCATCCGACCTGAGAAAGCCGGTGATCCGAAGGCCATTGCGAGGTTCGAGCGAGAAGTTCGCACCACCTCGCGATTGACTCACTGGAACAGCGTTTCGATTTTCGACTACGGCCGTACCGCCGACGGCAAGTTCTATTATGTCATGGAGTACCTGACGGGACTCAGTTTACAAGAACTCGTCAAACGCCGCGGCCCTTTGTCTCCCGGCCGTGCGGTTTACCTGCTCAAACAAGTATGCAACGCATTGATCGAGGCACATGGCATCGGATTGATCCACCGAGACATCAAGCCCGCTAACATCATGGTCACCGAGTTGGGGGGCGCCTACGATGTCGTGAAGCTGCTCGATTTCGGTTTGGCCAAACCGATAACGACCTCCGTCAACGCGCCCTCAGAACCCGAGCTCACCGTCGTCGGCTCCTTGACCGGCTCCCCCCTCTATATGTCCCCTGAGCAAGCTCTAGGGGAAGCTCAGCCCGACCACCGTTCCGACATCTATTCGCTAGGTGGAGTTGCGTTTTATATATTGACCGGCAAACCACCATTTCTTTCCGGACCAACGCTGAAAGTGCTGTTGGCTCATATTCATGAACAACCGGTTGCACCATCAAGCCAACGAAAACAGGGTTCGGCCCCCATCTCGCTGGAACTTGATAGTTTGGTTCTCCGTTGCTTAGCTAAACAGCCGAAGGATCGATTTCAGTCCGCGCAGGAGCTTCTCAATGCGCTCGAGGCGTTACCCGAAGCCAATGAGTGGAATCAAAAACAGGCTGCCCAATGGTGGACATGCAATTGCACCCATTATCAAACGAGCCACGGATGATGGGCAAAGGAGTCGCGGATAGCTGAATGGATGCTGAACAGACGAGAATCGAAGCCGATTTGCGAGGTGCGTTGGACGGAGAAGTCTTTTGCAATCCGCTCCATACTCATATGTATGCGACCGATGCGAGTCTCTATCAGATCACTCCGATTGCGGTCGTTCGGCCAAGGCACGAAGAAGATGTCGCGCAATGTGTTCGATACGCCCAAGAGAACTCTTTGCCTATCTTGCCTCGCGGCGGTGGAACAGGGCATGCCGGCCAAGCCATCGGGCCTGGGATTGTCATCGATTTTTCACGGTTTATGCGCCGGCTGATCAAACTGGACCGCGACGCGTTAACGGTCCGCGTTCAGCCTGGCCTTCCGCTCGCCGAACTTAACCGCGCGCTGGCCAAACAGAAGCTGGTATTCGGACCCGACCCCGCCACGCGGTCTGTCACCACGATCGGCAGCGTCGTCGCGATCGATTCTCTGGGAAGCCACTTTCTACGATATGGCACAGCAGGAGAATCGCTCCTCGAATCGGCCTCGGTACTCGCCGATGGATCCAAGGTAAGGCTGGGAACGCACCGATGGTCGCGGCCTGATTCCGGCAATCCGCGATTGGATCAATTGGCATCCGACGTCGGGTCGGTTCTATGGGCGAACCGATCGGCCATCAAAAATCCACCATGGCGAGGCGTCGCACGCGGTTGCGGATACCGATTGGATGTCAGCGATCACGAGACCGTCAACCTCGCTCGTTTGCAATCGGGAGCCGAAGGGACCTTGGCAGTTCTCACCGAGCTCCTCCTGCAAGTTCAACCGATGCCCGAGGCCCGTGGCGTCGTCCTCCTTTTCTTCGACCGGCTTGAGCTGGCGGTCAAAGCCGCCTCCGAAGCGAGACGGGATAAAGTCGCTGCGTGTGATTTAATGGACCGACGCTTGATCGAAATCGCACGCGACCTCGACACCCGTTACGAATCGATGCTCCCCCGGGGCGCCGAGGCGCTCCTTTTGATTGAACATCACGGGGACGATGCCCACGAAGTACGGAACAAACTAACCAGTCTCTCGCAACGGATTAGTCGGCGAGCCCCGAATACCCTCTCGTCGCGAATCATCCTCGATGACAACGAGCGGGATTTTATCTGGAAGCTGAGCCGCCGGGTTATCCCAAGACTCTATCGCCTCAAGAGTTTGGCCAGACCGCTCCCGTTCGTCGAGGACCTCGCCGTCCCACCCGACCGACTCCCCGAGTTCGTTATCGACGTTCAGAACACCCTCAAGGCGGAGCGTGTGACCGGAGCACTCTTTGCGCACGCAGCCCACGGACATTTGCACCTCCGCCCGTTCCTTGATCCCAATTCCCCGGAAGATGTCCTTCGGATGCAACGGATTGCCGACCGGTTGGTCGAAAAAGTCCTCGAGTACCGGGGCGTGATTTCAGGGGAACATGCGGTGGGACTCAGCCGTAGCTACTATCTGCGCCAACAGCTCGGGGAACTCTATCCGGTTTGCCGGCAAGTGAAGGAATTGTTCGATCCGAATGGAATCCTCAATCCCGGCAAACTCATCACCGACTCCGCGCAGAAAATTACCGATAACCTCCGAGGCTCGGCAGCGCAGAGCGTCCCATCCTTGGAACCGGTACCTTCCGAACACACCGGTGCACCCAAGCCCGAATCCGAATCGACATTGGAGTCGCTGGCCAAACGCCCTCCCTTCCTCCCGATCTTGCGATGGGGACCGGAGAACGAATCGATTCAGGAAGTAGCCGACTCATGCAATGGTTGCGGCCGATGCCGGACCACTGCTCCGAGCGAGAGGATGTGTCCCATGTTTCGCGCGACGCGGAGCGAAGAAGCATCCCCGCGTTCCAAAGCGAACTTGGTCCGCGGCCTGTTGACAGGCAACATCCAATCCACGGCCCTCGAAGGGGACGAGTTGCGCGCAATCGCCGATCTGTGCTTCCATTGCCATCAGTGCAGGATCGAATGCCCCGCATCGGTCGATATCCCCAAATTGGTGTTGGAGCTCAAGTCGCAGTACACCGCGATCAACGGATTGCGATGGAGCGATCGGCTCCTATCTCGTATCGATTTGTTAAGCTCTCTCGCCTCGAAACTTCCGGTCTTATCGAACTGGGCTCTCGAAAATGGGACCGCGCGTTGGCTCCTTGAAAAGGCCACCGGTATCGCGCAAGGCCGACGCCTCCCTGGCTTTGCCAAGCAGCCGTTTCTGAGATGGGCCTCCAAAAATCGGCTGACCAGGCCCAATCGAGCTGGTGGTAGAAAGATTCTGTACCTCGTCGATCAATACGCCAATTGGAACAATCCCCTGCTCGGAACGTCGTTGGTCGCGGTCATGCAGCACCAGAACGTCGAAGTCTACGTTCCCACTTGGCAGACGGTGACTTGGATGACTCGAATCGCCATGGGGGATATCGAGAAAGTCCGAAAGTGGATCGGGCCTCAAATCCGTCAATTGGCGGAAGCCGTGCGGCAAGGCTACGAAATCGTCAGCACCGAACCCACCGCCATCCTCTGCCTCAAGAACGAATACGTGAGCATCCTCGATAACGACGACGCCCGACTCGTCGCCAGCCACGCATGGGAAGCGGGCCAATACCTCTGGCAACTTCACCAACGCAATGAATTGCAACTCGATTTCAAACCGCTCTCGGCGTCGATCCTGTATCATACCCCTTGCCACCTGAAAGCGATCGATCCGGAACACTCCGGCCTCCGCTTGCTCGACCTCATCCCCGGGGTCACGGTGACCCATGCCAATGCTGGTTGTAGCGGCATGGCAGGCACCTACGGCATGCGGCGTCAAACCTATCGAACCTCTCTTCGCGTCGGATGGAACTTGATCAGCACGACTCAGGCATCCACCGCGCAGCTCGGGAGCACCGAATGCGCAGCCTGCAAACTGCAAATGGAACAAGGGACCGACAAACCGACGATCCACCCCATCGCTCTTATGGCCTATGCGTACGGCAAAATGCCCGAGGTGAAACAGTGGATCCAACGTCGTAACGAAGGCCTCTCGGTTCTCTAACCTTCGTACGAACAAAACGCTGCACTATGGAATCTGAATCGTCGCATTCATCCCCCCTCTCCCCTGCCCCGCGCGCCAATACCAACGCCTCCCCCCCTACCCTGCCCCTGGGCACCCACGCTCCGCAGAACGGGTCCTCCCCCGTTGGAACAACACTCCGCAAGGACTTAGGGCTTTGGATGGCGATCGCCGTGGTGATCGGAAACACGATTGGGTCAGGAATCTTTGTCAAACCGGGCAGGATCGCGGCCGACGCAGGCTCCTTTCCGCTCATCATTGCCATCTGGCTCATCGGCGCAGCGCTCTGTGTTCTCGGCGGATTCTGCTTGGCCGAACTCTCTTCGATGCATCCCCAAGCGGGCGGCCTCTATGTCTATCTCAAGCAAGCCTACGGACGCTGGGTCGCATTCTTGTTCGGCTGGCAAGAGTTTCTCTTTGCTCGCCCCGCATCGACGGGAGCTCTCGCGGTTGTCTGCGTCGCATCGATCGCGCATTGCGGCGGGTGGAACGTGGATATCTTTACCTCCGTCATCGCTGCGATCGCGATCGTCAGCTCTTTGACCATCGTCAATATTGTCGGAGTTCTCTGGGGAGGATGGACACAGGCCATCACTACGATCGTCAAGTGCGGAATGGTGCTCGCCATCGCCCTTTCACCTTGGTTGTTTGAACTCTTCGGTTTCGATGTTGTACAACTCTCTAATTATTCTCAGAGCGTCACTCCGCAACGGGAGGGCTTTGCAGCCCAAGCCGCCGCGGTCTTGCTCGCCGTTATGTGGGCCTTCAACGGATGGGAAGGGGTGGTTCCGGTGGCGGAGGAAGTTCGAGATCCGGGACGGAATATCCCGCGTGCCCTGATCGGCGGAATCGGTTTGCTCGGGCTCCTTTATATTTCAGCGGTTGCCGCTTACCACGCGGTCGTTCCCATCGAAGTCATGGCGCAGCCAGAGAATCGCGAACATGTTGCGGAGATCGTGGTCGCCAAGCTTTTCGGCCCGTTGGGAGGCCAACTGATGTCGCTGGGGATCGTGATCAGCACCCTCGGCACCATCAACAGCAATTTGCTTACCTCCCCTAGAGTGACCTACGCCATGGGACGCGACGGAATGTTGAGCGATCGATTCGGACGATTGCATGCAAGGTATCGCACTCCGGTGCTAGCCATTGTTGCGCAAGCCGTCATGGCAGCCCTACTTATCGTGGTTTCCGCTCTCTCGATTCGCTTTAGCGAGACCTTTCGCGACTACAGTATCTTCGATTTGCTGACCAACTGCATCGTGTTCGCGGCCAGCATCTTCTACGCGTTAGCCGTCGCTGCGGTACTCGTTCTAAGACGCACCCAACCCGACCACCCCCGCCCCTTTCGAACCCCAGGATATCCGTGGGTTCCGATCGTCTATCTCGTCGCCTATTCCTGGTTCATCGGGAGTATTTTCTTGGGGAATCCTCAAGAAGCGGTGATCGGATGCGTTCTGATCCTCCTCGGACTGCCCCTCTATTGGTACCAATCCCGCCGCTCTCCAAGGTGACAGGCCGACTGAGCTTGCAGCCGGCTCGTGGCTCCGACAGAACCAACTGGATATCGAGGGATTCGATCGAGTATACTGGTACTCCCGTGCACTTGGCCCCCCTTCCCTCCCCTGCTCTCCCCTGGCTTGCTCATGTTTTCCCGCCGAACGTTATTGCAGCAGTCCGCGTGTGGATTTGGAGCCTGCGCGATGGCGTCGTTGCTAGCCCAGTGGAATCGGGCACAATCCGGGTCGCCGAGCATTTCTCAAACAAGTGGATCGGGTTTGCATCACCCGGCCAAAGCAAAGCGCGTGATCTTTCTCTTCATGCAGGGAGGAGTTAGCCAGGTCGACTCGTTCGACTACAAGCCGCTTCTCGACAAAAGGGATGGGGAACTCATCAGCTTTGACGATCCCCGCGAGTTCGCGAATTCGGGCACGCTCGGTTCGAAGCAAAAAATCATGAAATCCCTCTGGCCGTTTCGGCAGCGAGGGGAGTCGGGACGTTGGACCTCCGATCTTTTCCCAGCGATGTCGGAACACGTCGACAAGATGACATTCATCCACAGCATGAACACCGAGGGGGTAGCCCATGGACCTGCGACGCTCTTCCTCCATTGCGGAGCATTGAATTTCATCCGCCCCTCGATGGGATCTTGGATCGACTACGCCATCGGCAGTGAAAACGAAAACTTGCCCGGCTTCGTCTCCATTTCCCCGTCGATTGGAAATGGTGGTCCGCGAAACTATGGGAGCGCTTTCTTACCGGCTCGTCATCAAGGGACCGCGATCGGGAAAGCGGGACGGGACGAGTTAGAAATCGAGCACTTGAAGGGCCCCACCCACTCGAACTCGCAACTTCAACGCGCCGATTTAGACCGATTGCAACAACTCAATCAAATTCAACGCCAAAGGCACAATCCATCCGAAAGCGAGCTCGACGCCCTGATCCACTCCTACGAACTTGCCTGGCAAATGCAATCGATCGCCCCCGAGATTCTGGACCTTGAAAAGGAAACCGAAGAGACTCACCGGCTCTATGGCATGGATGACCCGGCAACGGCACCTTTCGGCAAAAAGTGCTTGCTCGCGCGCCGTCTATGCGAATCCGGCGTGCGTTTTATTCAAGTCAACTACGGGGACAACACCGCCAATCCAGCTTGGGATCAGCACAGCAACATGCCCAAGCACTTGGATCATGCCCAAGCGGTCGATCGCCCGATTACAGGTCTCCTAGAGGACCTGGAGCGACGCGGGTTGCTCGAAGACACGTTGGTTTGGTGG includes these proteins:
- a CDS encoding DUF1501 domain-containing protein — its product is MASLLAQWNRAQSGSPSISQTSGSGLHHPAKAKRVIFLFMQGGVSQVDSFDYKPLLDKRDGELISFDDPREFANSGTLGSKQKIMKSLWPFRQRGESGRWTSDLFPAMSEHVDKMTFIHSMNTEGVAHGPATLFLHCGALNFIRPSMGSWIDYAIGSENENLPGFVSISPSIGNGGPRNYGSAFLPARHQGTAIGKAGRDELEIEHLKGPTHSNSQLQRADLDRLQQLNQIQRQRHNPSESELDALIHSYELAWQMQSIAPEILDLEKETEETHRLYGMDDPATAPFGKKCLLARRLCESGVRFIQVNYGDNTANPAWDQHSNMPKHLDHAQAVDRPITGLLEDLERRGLLEDTLVWWGSEFGRAPYAQKNGTGRDHNPGGFTMWLAGAGTKPGYAYGETDEFGQLAIQNKVHMHDLHATLLHVLGIDHERLTFRHAGRDFRLTDVYGRVVRDILA
- a CDS encoding APC family permease, translated to MESESSHSSPLSPAPRANTNASPPTLPLGTHAPQNGSSPVGTTLRKDLGLWMAIAVVIGNTIGSGIFVKPGRIAADAGSFPLIIAIWLIGAALCVLGGFCLAELSSMHPQAGGLYVYLKQAYGRWVAFLFGWQEFLFARPASTGALAVVCVASIAHCGGWNVDIFTSVIAAIAIVSSLTIVNIVGVLWGGWTQAITTIVKCGMVLAIALSPWLFELFGFDVVQLSNYSQSVTPQREGFAAQAAAVLLAVMWAFNGWEGVVPVAEEVRDPGRNIPRALIGGIGLLGLLYISAVAAYHAVVPIEVMAQPENREHVAEIVVAKLFGPLGGQLMSLGIVISTLGTINSNLLTSPRVTYAMGRDGMLSDRFGRLHARYRTPVLAIVAQAVMAALLIVVSALSIRFSETFRDYSIFDLLTNCIVFAASIFYALAVAAVLVLRRTQPDHPRPFRTPGYPWVPIVYLVAYSWFIGSIFLGNPQEAVIGCVLILLGLPLYWYQSRRSPR